A region of Antedon mediterranea chromosome 8, ecAntMedi1.1, whole genome shotgun sequence DNA encodes the following proteins:
- the LOC140056749 gene encoding uncharacterized protein — MEDAKRHRRRRERSFKTKAEEMKTSVHANHPPELLKDLYEELDESFQNLKIAHEKILDLTEADKEAEEDAWMLPRIDVHSSIRLLFYKHRKDQEEAVQKDSKDGMRQTETHKIELKKMELPKFNGDIKTYTRFKTDFKKFVEKATHPEQLPFRLRSCLGNEVNKVVVQAAEDDYEQMWTLLDEKYGDRHKLVNALIGDILKQNPLKEGEEKQFVEFIDLISACHRNLKRMAIEHEMNNTRVISEIESRLPDDQKRRWVRLIHDPQSKDKIEKDGKLKILLDYLEEEAKSLKYMMTSLHETNQRPKQQRSIVNTVFTEKPTDIAACILHDNAKHQTQDCKGFKAMSMQERIEVIKQKRVCFRCLKHGHQVKTCKLGNCGKDGCSRKHHPLIHFPPKKEPASNTQNTATSQQTSTGTDAPCILMAKSVITKGGTKVNAMFDTASTSSVILADVAEKLKLKGKPLTVSVTKFGGETEQIETFSYTLPLKTKYNGYIKIEVFGMPRITNRLLPQDTEKLADIFKVEKHLIERPTGAVELLIGADNASLFPNILRTEGELALCEGTFGVMVFGKHPVCRSESNATNLTYIEKQVSSQFLDIESMGVACNPKCGS, encoded by the coding sequence ATGGAGGATGCAAAAAGGCACAGACGGAGGAGAGAACGGAGCTTTAAAACAAAGGCAGAGGAGATGAAAACATCGGTACACGCAAATCATCCACCGGAGTTGTTAAAAGATTTGTATGAAGAGTTGGACGAGTCATTCCAAAATTTAAAGATTGCGCACGAGAAGATACTAGATCTGACTGAGGCTGACAAAGAAGCGGAAGAAGACGCATGGATGCTACCACGGATAGACGTTCATAGCTCGATCAGACTACTCTTTTATAAACATAGAAAAGATCAAGAAGAGGCGGTACAAAAGGACTCCAAAGACGGAATGAGACAAACCGAAACACATAAAATTGAGCTAAAGAAAATGGAGTTGCCGAAATTCAATGGGGACATAAAGACATACACGAGGTTTAAGACGGACTTTAAGAAATTTGTGGAAAAGGCTACACATCCAGAGCAGTTGCCTTTCAGACTCCGGTCTTGTTTAGGTAACGAGGTGAATAAAGTTGTTGTACAAGCAGCTGAAGACGATTATGAGCAAATGTGGACCCTACTAGACGAGAAATATGGCGATAGACACAAGCTGGTCAATGCGCTCATAGGGGACATTCTGAAGCAAAATCCTTTAAAGGAAGGAGAAGAGAAACAATTTGTTGAGTTCATAGATCTAATTTCAGCATGCCATCGAAATCTGAAGCGGATGGCAATAGAGCACGAGATGAACAATACCAGAGTAATAAGTGAAATTGAGAGTAGATTACCCGACGATCAAAAGAGAAGATGGGTCAGACTAATACATGATCCTCAATCGAAGGATAAAATAGAAAAAGACGGTAAACTGAAGATTCTTTTGGACTACCTAGAAGAAGAAGCCAAAAGTTTGAAATATATGATGACTAGCTTACACGAAACTAATCAGAGACCAAAACAGCAACGCAGCATTGTCAACACGGTATTTACAGAGAAGCCCACAGATATTGCTGCTTGTATCTTACATGACAATGCTAAACACCAAACGCAAGACTGCAAAGGTTTTAAGGCCATGTCAATGCAAGAACGAATAGAGGTCATCAAACAGAAAAGAGTTTGTTTCAGATGCCTCAAACATGGGCATCAAGTGAAAACATGTAAGTTGGGAAATTGTGGAAAGGATGGATGCAGTAGGAAGCATCACCCGTTAATTCATTTTCCACCGAAAAAAGAGCCAGCTTCAAATACTCAGAACACCGCAACGTCGCAACAGACTAGTACCGGCACTGACGCGCCGTGTATCTTAATGGCCAAGAGCGTGATAACGAAAGGGGGCACCAAAGTCAACGCGATGTTTGATACGGCAAGTACGTCATCCGTTATATTGGCAGACGTAGCTGAAAAACTAAAGTTGAAAGGAAAGCCGCTGACAGTCTCTGTGACAAAATTTGGCGGTGAAACTGAGCAAATCGAGACATTCAGTTATACATTGCCGCTAAAGACGAAGTATAATGGATATATTAAAATAGAAGTATTTGGGATGCCACGCATTACAAACAGACTACTCCCTCAAGACACTGAGAAGTTAGCTGACATCTTTAAGGTGGAAAAGCATCTGATAGAGAGACCTACAGGTGCGGTAGAATTGTTGATAGGAGCAGACAATGCAAGTCTATTTCCGAACATTCTGCGGACTGAAGGGGAATTGGCTCTATGTGAAGGGACGTTTGGAGTAATGGTTTTTGGTAAACATCCTGTGTGTCGGAGTGAGTCTAACGCAACCAACCTTACGTACATAGAAAAACAGGTTTCTTCGCAATTCCTTGATATAGAAAGTATGGGAGTTGCTTGCAATCCGAAGTGCGGAAGTTGA
- the LOC140057725 gene encoding uncharacterized protein yields the protein MLQRKVARKLSDSEMRSYKGPVHYISHHGIAKPDSKSTPLRIVFNSSANYKGHVLNEYWAKGPDVNNNLLAVLFRFRREQVALVGDIKKMYHSIDISMLDQHTHRFLWRNMEIDRPIHTYCVTAVNFGDGPSATMAIRALQRTAELSAELFPEAAQTLQENVYMDDIADNLQTVEKAYERSEEINAILSKGSFNVKEWTISGVNMDTTKFLGLEWNPRDDKLKVPVPTYCEEIGSLTKRKCLGAANSIYDPLGLLSPVTVRAKILLRNLWGKKVDWDQEIEPGDLDEWRSFLKDVKNCEKVSIPRSVKPSKQSENPTLIMFSDASKEAMGTVAYIRYETNLGVFESRLMAAKSRVAPVRITSIVRLELSAAVMSVRLAKTIREESRIPFVRVLYLVDSEIVRSMIQKESYGFKTFAATRIGEIQQFSDSTDWFWVAGKDNIADIISRSITSKCLEENKQWFQGPEFMRNPLEQWPISQSCSVSDIPERVGVIMVADVEEVIESPINIKRFGSFDKLLKTTAMVKRIAKQKSFKSAGIDLNENDIYEAERYWIKTVQRPIRDLKIKTPVAFTNKYGSLGPMIDEDGIVVVGERIKNHVHFSYNNKLVPLLPTDHTFSKLYTEKVHKLSHSGVSATMAKVRAKYWIIRLRRIVSSVRNKCMGCRRLEGKVQEQIMGSLPIQRLKPSPPWTYVGCDLFGPFRVRGEVQKRTHGKAYGVILNCLVTRAVHLDLAVDYSEGAVQKVFRRFSAIRGYPAEVFTDCGSQLAAMHETLKKSSLE from the exons ATGTTACAGCGGAAAGTTGCTCGTAAGTTATCTGACAGTGAGATGAGGAGCTATAAAGGACCTGTTCACTACATATCACATCACGGAATAGCAAAACCGGACAGTAAAAGTACACCTTTAAGAATTGTTTTTAACAGTAGTGCAAACTATAAGGGCCATGTGCTGAACGAATATTGGGCCAAAGGACCAGACGTTAACAATAACTTGTTGGCCGTTCTATTTCGATTTAGAAGAGAACAAGTTGCTTTAGTAGGAGATATCAAGAAAATGTACCACAGTATTGATATTTCAATGTTGGACCAGCATACCCATCGCTTTCTTTGGAGGAATATGGAGATAGATCGTCCAATTCACACTTATTGTGTCACAGCGGTGAATTTTGGAGATGGACCATCTGCTACTATGGCTATAAGAGCACTACAAAGGACAGCAGAGCTTTCGGCAGAACTGTTTCCGGAAGCAGCACAAACGCTACAGGAAAACGTGTATATGGACGACATAGCCGATAATCTACAGACCGTAGAAAAGGCCTACGAGAGATCCGAAGAGATCAACGCTATACTGAGCAAAGGAAGTTTCAATGTAAAAGAATGGACCATCTCAGGTGTAAACATGGACACTACCAAATTTTTAGGGTTAGAATGGAACCCCCGAGACGATAAGCTAAAGGTACCAGTACCAACGTACTGCGAAGAAATAGGAAGCCTGACTAAGAGAAAATGCTTAGGTGCAGCCAATTCCATATATGATCCATTGGGGTTACTATCTCCGGTGACCGTAAGAGCAAAGATACTACTGAGAAATTTGTGGGGAAAGAAGGTGGATTGGGATCAAGAAATTGAGCCGGGAGACTTAGACGAATGGCGCAGCTTTCTAAAGGATGTTAAAAATTGCGAAAAGGTGTCAATACCTCGAAGTGTAAAACCAAGCAAACAAAGCGAAAACCCTACGTTGATAATGTTCTCAGATGCCTCAAAAGAAGCTATGGGGACAGTTGCCTACATCAGATATGAGACGAATCTTGGGGTATTCGAATCTCGCTTGATGGCTGCTAAAAGTAGAGTTGCCCCCGTGAGAATAACAAGTATAGTCAGGTTGGAGTTGAGCGCGGCAGTAATGAGTGTGCGACTAGCAAAAACAATCAGAGAAGAGAGCAGAATCCCGTTTGTGAGGGTTTTATACCTAGTAGACAGCGAAATTGTCCGATCCATGATACAGAAAGAGAGCTATGGTTTTAAAACATTTGCTGCGACCAGGATAGGAGAAATTCAGCAGTTTAGTGACTCTACAGACTGGTTCTGGGTTGCCGGCAAAGATAACATTGCAGATATTATTTCTAGGAGTATTACGAGCAAATGTTTAGAAGAGAATAAACAGTGGTTCCAGGGGCCAGAATTCATGAGAAATCCTTTAGAGCAATGGCCAATCTCTCAGAGTTGTAGCGTTTCGGACATACCAGAAAGAGTTGGAGTGATCATGGTGGCAGACGTAGAGGAAGTGATAGAAAGCCCTATTAACATTAAAAGATTTGGAAGCTTCGacaaattgttaaaaacaaCCGCCATGGTTAAGCGCATAGCAAAGCAAAAAAGCTTTAAGTCCGCTGGAATAGATCTGAACGAGAACGACATATATGAAGCCGAACGGTATTGGATCAAGACTGTACAACGCCCGATAAGAGACTTAAAGATTAAAACGCCAGTAGCATTTACGAACAAATATGGTAGCTTAGGACCGATGATAGACGAAGATGGAATTGTGGTAGTGGGAGAGAGAATCAAGAACCATGTTCATTTCAGTTACAATAACAAACTAGTACCTCTACTTCCAACAGATCATACGTTTTCTAAGTTGTATACCGAGAAGGTACATAAATTATCTCACAGTGGAGTGAGCGCTACTATGGCAAAGGTTAGAGCAAAATATTGGATAATCCGATTAAGGCGCATAGTATCATCAGTAAGAAACAAGTGTATGGGTTGCAGACGCCTTGAAGGGAAAGTGCAGGAACAAATTATGGGATCACTACCTATCCAAAGACTAAAACCGTCACCCCCGTGGACTTATGTAGGGTGTGATCTGTTCGGCCCATTCAGAGTAAGAGGTGAAGTCCAGAAGAGGACTCACGGCAAGGCGTATGGAGTGATACTAAACTGTCTAGTGACTAGAGCTGTGCATCTCGATTTGGCGGTTGACTACAGTGAGGGTGCAGTGCAGAAAGTATTTAGGAGGTTTTCTGCGATAAGAGGATATCCAGCAGAGGTATTTACGGACTGTGGGTCACAGTTGGCAGCGATGCATGAGACACTCAAGAAATCGTCGCTGGA GTGA